In the Parasteatoda tepidariorum isolate YZ-2023 chromosome 3, CAS_Ptep_4.0, whole genome shotgun sequence genome, one interval contains:
- the LOC107454132 gene encoding toll-like receptor Tollo, protein MKDQIKVVILFLTLLLHFKRICAMNYMAPSDCQWTTMKSNTLEPSVILTCHVSGVGTSIDSTNLSLIQSSHTTGLTIICDDRYVEGRLTNSSLAHLKQLQSLRFERCSFSELADDALYGLTSLKNLTVHTGKLEGTRTTLTIGPTTFMKVRELENLDLANNNIIMLPEYPFCGLINLKLLNLSGNGLQDAKLLGLEERKLFPCIPELQMLDLSHNRLKYLTDEVLSSLRRLRNISFSDNHISQMSPYALIGLQRLQFIDLSNNKLSEFHPHFFHHSTELREILLRNNSIAGFPSALFRSLSQLSHLDVSYNIIFDLHFLLDSFKNPNKLNVLNLSYNRVRRIEGTPFQTLVNLHVLNLKDNYIEYIAEKALSHLISLTDLDLTNNKLRLIEAETFYGLLNLKQLLLTNNHMELIHSDAFTNLTHLHSLSLKNNSLTSFPIAINKMEFLHDLDLSMNSLSNVTNDTLENLKTLHTLNMKNNFIGNLSRGTLRDQYSLRVLDLSKNRIQSLEHGIFDDAIELEHIELNDNLLTDINGLFMNLQSLKSLNVSRNNITWFDYALVPTGLITLDMHSNFIDSLGNYFEMESVLKLKFMDASFNRIQEINAASFPNALEIASLRNNSLNIINSFTFMSKTNLSSMDLRNNNIQNLDINALRLRSVPIQKMLPVFYLSENPLHCDCTMEWLQRINNLDEMRQYPHIADLDDVLCYMTFPRQNVLIPITKAKSNEFLCKYRSHCFALCHCCEFDACDCEMVCPENCTCYSDQTWNTNIVDCSSRRYSRVPARIPMDVTDLYLDGNDMSQVGSHSFIGRKNMKVLHMNGSNIHAIRNRTFNGLQNLQSLHLEHNYISVIQGHEFLNLTKLQELYLSYNRLSVINNSSFTHMKFLKVLYLDHNNLVDFQVWNLNFNHRLSQVQLGHNSWTCSCDYLGNFQDWLLVSGSFVLDREDVRCYKNHSAGLYVTEFNSTACSNHSALTYYKAEFSGDYIPVMILAPSLFILLVFCLILFFIYNSEMKIWFYSRYGIRLFQRNNYPAENEKLFDAFLSYCKKDEAFVSQMLAPELEDGTYPHRLCLRYRDLPMAEYVAEAISEAIECSRCTVAVISEQYLKSEWCIYELKAAHHETQINRRHRVIVVLLDKISFKQLEPDVRICLRSATLVHWGDRRFWEKLRFAMPEARLHKDSVSCKDFKTSSLRRSSITNSVKLV, encoded by the coding sequence ATGAAGGACCAAATTAAAGTCGTAATACTCTTCCTAACTCtacttttgcattttaaacGGATATGTGCCATGAATTACATGGCACCTAGTGATTGCCAATGGACTACAATGAAAAGTAATACATTAGAGCCAAGTGTAATATTAACTTGTCACGTGAGCGGCGTAGGCACTTCAATAGACAGTACGAACTTGAGCCTTATACAGTCATCTCACACAACTGGGTTGACTATTATCTGTGATGATCGATACGTTGAAGGGCGCCTTACAAACAGTTCCTTAGCGCATCTCAAACAATTGCAGTCTCTGAGGTTTGAACGCTGCTCTTTTTCCGAATTAGCTGACGATGCTTTATATGGACTCACGTCACTTAAGAACTTAACGGTGCACACTGGAAAGCTTGAAGGAACTCGAACCACTTTGACCATCGGGCCGACCACCTTTATGAAAGTTCGAGAACTCGAGAACCTTGATCTTGCGAACAACAACATCATTATGCTTCCCGAATATCCATTCTGTGGCCTTATTAATCTTAAGCTTTTGAATCTCAGTGGAAATGGCTTGCAGGATGCAAAACTTCTTGGCCTGGAGGAACGCAAGCTGTTCCCTTGCATTCCAGAACTGCAGATGTTAGATTTATCCCACAACCGCTTGAAATATCTTACAGATGAAGTGCTTTCGTCCTTAAGAAGACTGAGAAATATATCTTTCAGTGACAATCATATTTCTCAAATGTCACCTTATGCTTTGATAGGACTACAAAGGCTCCAATTTATTGATCTGTCCAATAACAAACTAAGTGAATTCCATCCACACTTTTTCCACCATTCCACAGAACTCCGTGAAATATTACTCCGGAACAATTCCATAGCTGGTTTCCCCTCCGCTTTGTTCCGATCCCTGTCCCAACTCTCTCATCTAGATGTGTCCTATAACATTATTTTCGATTTACATTTCCTTCTAGACTCCTTCAAGAATCCTAATAAACTAAATGTGCTAAATCTTAGTTACAACAGAGTGAGAAGGATAGAAGGAACGCCATTTCAGACTCTTGTAAACTTGCATGTTCTAAATCTGAAAGATAATTACATAGAGTACATAGCGGAAAAAGCTTTGTCTCATTTAATAAGTCTTACAGACCTAGACTTAACTAATAACAAGCTTAGACTGATCGAGGCTGAAACATTTTATGGCTTACTAAATCTGAAACAGCTATTATTAACCAATAACCACATGGAACTAATTCATTCGGATGCATTCACGAATCTTACACATCTACATTCCTTAAGCCTAAAAAACAACAGTTTGACATCATTCCCAATCGCTATAAACAAGATGGAATTTCTACACGATTTAGATTTATCCATGAATTCTTTATCGAATGTTACCAATGAtactttagaaaatttgaagaCCCTTCATACTTTAAACATGAAGAACAATTTCATCGGAAATTTAAGTCGGGGTACCCTTCGTGACCAATACTCGTTACGTGTGCTGGATCTTTCAAAAAACAGGATACAATCTTTGGAGCATGGTATATTTGATGATGCAATTGAGTTGGAACATATTGAATTAAATGATAATCTTCTAACTGACATAAATGGTTTATTTATGAACCTACAAAGTTTAAAGTCACTAAATGTCTCTCGAAATAACATAACATGGTTCGATTATGCACTGGTACCTACTGGTCTTATTACATTGGATAtgcattctaattttattgacaGTCTCGGTAATTACTTTGAAATGGAAAGTGTTCTTAAACTCAAATTCATGGATGCTTCTTTTAATAGAATACAAGAAATTAACGCAGCTTCTTTTCCAAATGCTTTGGAAATAGCTTCTTTGCGAAACAATTCTTTGAACataataaattctttcacaTTTATGAGCAAAACCAACTTGTCTTCGATGGATCtacgtaataataatattcaaaacttaGATATCAATGCTTTGCGACTACGAAGTGTTCCGATTCAGAAAATGTTGCCCGTATTTTATTTATCGGAAAATCCACTGCATTGCGACTGCACCATGGAATGGCTGCAGCGCATAAATAATCTGGATGAAATGAGGCAGTACCCCCATATCGCCGATTTAGATGATGTTTTGTGCTACATGACGTTTCCAcgtcaaaatgttttgattccGATTACAAAAGCCAAGTCGAATGAATTCTTATGCAAATACAGAAGCCATTGTTTCGCCCTCTGCCACTGCTGTGAATTCGATGCTTGTGATTGTGAGATGGTTTGCCCTGAAAATTGCACTTGTTATTCTGATCAAACTTGGAATACTAATATTGTTGATTGTAGTTCCAGAAGGTACTCCCGCGTTCCAGCTCGAATCCCCATGGATGTGACGGATTTGTATTTAGATGGAAATGACATGAGCCAAGTTGGCAGTCATTCCTTTATCGGACGCAAGAACATGAAAGTGCTTCACATGAATGGCAGCAATATACATGCGATTCGAAATAGAACGTTTAACGGATTACAAAATTTGCAGTCCCTGCATCTGGAACACAATTACATATCGGTCATCCAAGGTCATGAATTCCTTAATCTCACAAAACTGCAAGAATTGTATCTGTCCTATAACCGTTTGTCAGTCATCAATAATTCCAGTTTTACACACatgaaattcttaaaagttCTATACCTGGATCACAACAATCTTGTTGATTTTCAGGTATGGAATCTCAACTTCAATCATCGTCTTTCTCAAGTGCAGCTTGGGCACAATAGTTGGACGTGCTCTTGCGACTATTTAGGAAATTTCCAGGACTGGCTCCTAGTTTCTGGATCTTTCGTACTAGATCGTGAAGATGTGAGATGCTACAAGAACCATTCGGCTGGCTTGTATGTGACGGAATTCAATTCCACCGCTTGTTCCAATCACAGTGCTTTAACCTATTACAAAGCTGAATTTTCGGGTGATTACATACCTGTCATGATATTAGCTCCATCCTTATTTATTCTACTAGTCTTCTGTTTGATTCTATTCTTCATCTACAACAGTGAGatgaaaatatggttttacagCCGTTACGGTATACGATTATTTCAGCGGAATAACTACCCCGCTGAGAATGAAAAACTATTCGACGCATTTTTGTCCTATTGCAAGAAAGATGAAGCTTTTGTGTCACAAATGCTTGCTCCTGAGCTTGAAGATGGTACTTATCCGCACAGACTGTGTTTACGATACAGAGATTTACCGATGGCTGAGTACGTTGCTGAAGCCATTTCGGAAGCAATTGAGTGCAGCCGCTGTACGGTTGCTGTAATATCTGAGCAATATCTGAAGAGTGAATGGTGCATATACGAGTTGAAAGCTGCACACCATGAGACTCAGATTAACCGGCGTCATCGAGTCATTGTGGTTCTTCTGGACAAAATCAGTTTCAAGCAGCTGGAACCGGATGTCCGGATCTGCTTGAGATCTGCTACGCTAGTTCATTGGGGTGATAGGAGGTTTTGGGAAAAGCTTCGGTTTGCAATGCCTGAAGCTAGACTTCACAAAGACAGTGTCAGTTGCAAGGATTTTAAAACTTCCTCGCTCCGAAGATCCTCGATTACGAATTCTGTAAAATTGGTGTGA